A genomic window from Yarrowia lipolytica chromosome 1D, complete sequence includes:
- a CDS encoding uncharacterized protein (Compare to YALI0D22462g, weakly similar to uniprot|Q6CEI0 Yarrowia lipolytica YALI0B15466g) — translation MLPELIERICSYLELADIVALRKTNRHYRQSISESLVRDKLMQQCPYYRLEYSQHGSWRTGGAHYVRDRHIDVFIDLVECSFHTDSPLPRDFECLCTDVERTFSWDYNNRGICFNEKQLDLSDLNTDFAVPCNYGVSFGDAGTTIKYHGFGVTVEGRMIQARHTSRAIAAISVHQGHLMLTVKYPNKAPESIKMNCKPPLRLQVIGDCVYVFGRHDHTSVLYLITPTRCSEMLHAQRRQPPAGMVLYDGNVYNVDMDGRYRCSVTRVTHRITSDRNRPPDKFHRVYQDEKHSQYCLIYKSTGLVTGIVDLKKRQKSILSQISSDIFADYNGANEPEDHLLMVGLSHGTVGCWRYTMKYLAEKYKSQHGAELPVELRAVLKQRAVSLSEDDARGRRPVTREWTTGDLFGKSWMSMSSKRESF, via the coding sequence ATGTTGCCCGAGCTGATTGAACGAATCTGCAGTTATCTCGAGCTGGCAGACATTGTTGCGCTGCGAAAGACCAACCGCCACTACCGCCAGTCCATCTCCGAGTCGCTGGTGCGGGACAAGCTGATGCAGCAGTGCCCCTACTACCGCCTTGAATACAGCCAGCAcgggagctggaggaccGGCGGCGCCCATTACGTGCGCGACAGACACATTGACGTGTTCATTGACCTTGTGGAATGCTCCTTCCACACTGACTCGCCTCTGCCGCGCGACTTTGAGTGCCTGTGTACCGACGTGGAACGCACATTTTCGTGGGACTACAACAACCGGGGCATTTGCTTCAAcgagaagcagctggacCTCAGCGATCTGAACACGGACTTTGCTGTGCCTTGCAACTACGGGGTGAGCTTTGGAGATGCAGGAACAACCATCAAATACCACGGGTTTGGGGTGACGGTCGAGGGACGGATGATTCAGGCCAGACACACGTCCCGGGCCATTGCAGCAATATCTGTGCATCAGGGCCATTTGATGTTGACGGTCAAGTACCCCAACAAGGCTCCTGAGTCGATCAAAATGAACTGCAAGCCTCCCTTGCGGCTGCAGGTGATCGGAGACTGTGTCTATGTATTTGGAAGACACGATCATACCTCAGTCCTGTACTTGATCACTCCTACACGGTGTTCAGAGATGCTACACGCTCAACGGCGACAGCCTCCTGCCGGCATGGTTCTTTACGATGGAAATGTCTACAATGTCGATATGGACGGACGATACCGGTGTTCGGTCACCAGAGTCACTCACAGGATCACGTCcgacagaaacagacccCCAGACAAGTTCCACAGAGTGTACCAGGACGAGAAGCATTCGCAGTACTGTTTGATATACAAGTCCACGGGTCTAGTTACTGGCATTGTCGATTTGAAGAAGCGACAGAAGAGCATCCTGTCGCAGATCTCCAGCGACATTTTCGCCGACTACAACGGAGCTAACGAGCCCGAAGATCATTTGTTGATGGTTGGTCTGAGCCATGGAACTGTGGGGTGTTGGAGGTACACCATGAAATATCTGGCTGAAAAGTACAAGAGCCAGCATGGAGCCGAGCTGCCTGTTGAGCTGCGGGCGGTGTTGAAACAGCGGGCGGTGAGCTTGAGTGAGGACGATGCGCGTGGACGGCGACCGGTGACCAGGGAGTGGACCACGGGGGATCTTTTTGGCAAGAGTTGGATGAGTATGTCATCAAAGCGGGAGAGTTTCTGA
- a CDS encoding uncharacterized protein (Compare to YALI0D22440g, similar to uniprot|P35194 Saccharomyces cerevisiae YBL004W Hypothetical 287.5 kDa protein in PDR3-HTA2 intergenic region) has product MVLKTGTESGKNHRFKSFRERLDAIKIDPLKRQKKKLSRDTDTSHFIACYTTHVELNLSTSFTRFMEKCGKYAVSLPMVLFHKEEIFDGLEECLEDGNEHSVEALLDLLTNFVRDLGEEFEPYFPRTLALLINLTYHFNLEVVEHTFNAMVYIFKYLARLLTSNLVPLYDSVSVLLSRGDEDVQMIENGEEDEEEIPEEDSDDEEDDKPKPKKIRPFVRRFASETLAFLIRKCSQDGLDVIVPHVMSTLEGSSRDYVSAVSAMFAASIKHTKGALHSKTDLILQVLFACAACDDNTITEADRVHVTMISETLAVVLEHIEDPVMGQAVFDTFYQYAQGNGNYDTVTYLTTITAIRKGSRVPDWARVFQEAKAFCSTLSDKAIVEFALLVVSLIQNGAQSNVLANHTSLLTTLSSKSREQYFVAFQILAKVQSQRFTDICVKYIPQLISMFSDDLSQIALFVDSLEKIKCLDACKVLKKEIVAFGKKNMSTETVFNLYWRIRMFTKLSNVDMKKEMTEFAIELLPKLSADDVYTGALYGVTLSLIGSLGDDKQLVERALGRLEHFSQIEGYITGLLAICDSSTKLDDSSLVLLTQNLTSANTHVRDVTLSLISKLSRGQNALVNECKVISSIPFDYTTLRSLVQRIEKLGETFSLSGSDTIADSAVPHFLFGLLTVHFTPAHEAAIKALKNVAERFPELVWKLSYNVLQARDLVKVDDDWVPEPRHVLDSPFTDSMSPDYNLNGLFETYNELVSRDSNGALFEDFSESAFPAEEPFYLRNNVLKVLKAVPRVSENHVMELVPYLLWTEGVSRDKQAVESSEYGLADSWTLKDKIVLLDIFALFHNTKNCPRAEEIYQRYLLLLTNKMNSVQKAALQCILSWKNKVVRKYKDNLFNLLEDSQFKDEMLSFLKPSKDRVLHEDDEHVIFPLALRILYGRSRVVSKSGPRYGKRFAVLSTLLALPEKYTRMFVSLAIDQLEIPKDFDILGDDHVIEPNPRDLETLSGNCETRTAASQIFFLELAMDLGKQIGAKLHSSMDILLNSVLYCMHYSCLIPDNTSARRMSRYGFKVLTQLFLKIKDFEWQPYLTPIYYPCIESKLPTFVAGNTKRPSALLQITFLWGSRAQAFPLFVFEEVALLKQVVALLKVSDLPDSTIKDCILLWSSIFAIEDQVNAGEFDHVVDSTIPLLLPRIPALLDEHRRNFDVVTTIAKLLVITCQKGYARDQKVKSDLIAVVTDLVVNNKVSWSIQVSLLNALTELVPVTTLAKEHVTEMYLNLSTLFQTIKLQSARDALVNAFCVVCTKLGGVDRTAELVSQLNSVGKRLNEPDWDTRMAAYNDITQREFSSFSAMEWTPLISNMLHFIRLDDLPIRQNSTLVLMRFFESIQESQPDKIELIDDIVMPELVVGMREPQFNIRIEFVQVLENLVKLSERHLFEPLNDLVTLLAPNKSADANFFYNVMHVQILRRQKAVQYLNYFVRKGAISSDNIANLLLPLIEHYGKRNNQETQNLAHMTYKCIGSMTRFVTWEQYVKISKRFVGYLRKGCQSLKQASRMLAALGVAFTEDDSREEEDEEEEEENTEEIAEEVEDEAMSDDRENYSDAVYTVPRAPKLISMDTSLFGTTSTPEERSAFLLENVIPPIRKTLRAHSNEQLTDRIPLGIPVVRFIVALPPAQVMTVLPGTLTTLCQVMRAKQQELRDEMRKLLGQIAEILGARYLLFLLRELKSALRRGAHLHILGYTVWYILSTMTLEHADLDPVAALCSEIIMEDVFGVTGTDKDEEDYRSAMKEVKTQRSYDTAAILASNVSLESFSKLIDPVKTILLHKRLTLGVSEKVETVLTHLSRGLKRNAASESQSVLIMCFEVWKLTQTIESKYNEEEEAKSQKIVALDDNESDYIVNLDAKSHVTKLRDGMHIANLNLLVAFTFDTLKSVLSNNPELRTANNLYGFLQPLTQSLSNTHENVQVGALRVLSMICDLDFPDMDSWTQKWGTETLKIIANSSDTKTQLVQNAFRLLTKLFECSESFEVKESALGNILTRILPDLVESQGQNITFNLVNAVLGRQIVISEVYDVMKQIANIMITHQQSETRDHCRELYFTFLTTYPQSRDRLNAEFQFLIHNLDYPFDSGRQSVLEMIHRLLTEVSDALLKQTITSFFVALTLVLYNDDSSTCREMASTIIKILLQKSSQGVEQKFVQDLIYSWIDSDLSSDLLKVALQVVGFYVESEPSDKDKILNKAEKQVIAIIAAQSSLPWDLVYFAMQLWGRMCSHKQVQFTQTKYSTMWDGVVECLLYPHSWVRLSASRAVGLLFDAFKARDSDSGLVFSNRQLQTVAYRLVRQLSTPNASDKLCTQAVKNLTYIVQEWENSSYLYQKSDSEKDEDDATETGSSLATDWLLGRVSGIIRTTVKGKDKLHAKRACVRFLAVLVSLLSESRVMEISEHVIYALFTTMDQHEAAVDSTLRELASETLEMLKAKIGVSEYLGKHAQVSQMVSQKRHERKHEMAMLAMSDPAAYSEQKMKKNKKKRKLEKEKKQAEKRRKL; this is encoded by the exons ATGGTTCTTAAAACTGGAACCGAGTCGGGTAAAAACCACCGA TTCAAATCGTTCCGAGAACGTCTTGATGCCATCAAGATCGATCCGCTGAAACGGCAGAAGAAAAAGCTGTCGCGGGACACGGACACGTCGCATTTCATTGCATGTTACACGACCCATGTTGAGCTGAACTTGTCCACCAGCTTCACTCGTTTTATGGAAAAATGTGGAAAGTACGCCGTGTCGCTGCCCATGGTGCTGTTccacaaggaggagattttCGATGGTTTGGAGGAGTGTCTGGAGGATGGAAATGAACACAGTGTGGAGGCCCTGCTaga TCTACTCACCAACTTTGTCCGCGACCTGGGCGAGGAGTTCGAGCCATACTTCCCCCGAACTCTCGCACTTCTCATCAATCTCACCTACCACTTCAATCTCGAGGTGGTCGAGCACACTTTCAACGCAATGGTGTACATTTTCAAGTACCTGGCTCGTCTATTGACTAGCAACCTGGTGCCCCTGTACGACAGCGTCAGTGTACTTTTGTCccgaggagatgaagatgtgCAGATGATTGAGaacggagaagaagacgaggaggagatccCGGAGGAAgactctgacgacgaggaggatgacaagcccaagcctAAGAAAATCAGACCGTTTGTGCGAAGATTTGCCTCGGAAACACTGGCCTTTCTGATCCGAAAGTGCTCCCAAGACGGTCTGGACGTGATCGTGCCGCACGTGATGAGCACGCTGGAGGGCTCGTCACGAGATTACGTCTCTGCCGTCTCCGCCATGTTTGCTGCGTCTATCAAACACACCAAGGGAGCTCTTCATTCAAAGACGGACTTGATTCTTCAAGTGTTATTTGCATGTGCGGCTTGTGACGACAACACAATCACCGAGGCCGACCGAGTACACGTGACCATGATTTCAGAGACTTTGGCCGTTGTGCTGGAGCATATTGAGGACCCTGTCATGGGCCAGGCCGTGTTTGATACCTTTTACCAGTATGCCCAAGGCAACGGTAACTACGATACTGTGACCTATCTGACTACTATAACCGCCATCCGAAAGGGTTCCCGAGTTCCTGATTGGGCTCGAGTCTTccaggaggccaaggcttTCTGCTCCACTCTCTCcgacaaggccattgtcgagTTCGCGCTCCTGGTGGTCTCGCTCATCCAGAACGGCGCCCAGAGCAATGTGCTGGCCAACCATACGTCCTTGCTCACCACTCTGTCGtccaaatcacgtgagcaaTACTTTGTGGCGTTCCAAATTCTTGCCAAGGTCCAGAGTCAACGGTTCACCGATATCTGTGTCAAGTACATTCCTCAGTTGATCAGCATGTTCTCTGATGATCTTTCGCAGATTGCACTCTTTGTCGAcagtctggagaagatcaagtGTCTGGATGCCTGCAAGGttctgaagaaggagattgtaGCGTttggcaagaagaacatgTCCACTGAAACAGTCTTCAACCTCTATTGGCGAATCAGAATGTTCACCAAACTTTCTAATGTCGAtatgaagaaggagatgaccGAGTTTGCCATTGAGCTACTCCCCAAGCTCTCCGCTGACGACGTGTATACTGGAGCTCTTTACGGAGTCACTCTGAGTCTGATTGGGTCATTGGGAGACGATAAGCAGCTGGTGGAACGAGCCCTGGGCCGCCTGGAACACTTTTCACAAATCGAAGGCTACATTACCGGTCTGCTGGCCATTTGTGACTCTTCAACCAAGCTGGATGACTCGTCActggtgctgctgaccCAGAACCTGACCTCCGCAAACACCCACGTGCGGGACGTGACGCTGAGCCTCATTTCGAAGCTGTCACGTGGCCAGAACGCGCTCGTCAATGAGTGCAAGGTCATTTCATCCATTCCGTTTGATTATACCACGTTGCGGTCTCTTGTTCAGCGAATCGAGAAGCTCGGAGAAACCTTCTCCCTGTCTGGGTCAGATACGATTGCTGATTCAGCAGTGCCTCATTTCCTGTTTGGACTTCTTACTGTTCATTTTACGCCAGCTCACGAGGCTGCCATCAAGGCCCTCAAGAATGTTGCCGAACGATTTCCGGAGCTGGTGTGGAAGTTGTCCTACAACGTTTTGcaggcacgtgacctggTCAAGGTTGATGACGACTGGGTGCCCGAGCCACGTCATGTTCTGGACAGCCCCTTCACCGACTCCATGTCTCCCGACTATAACTTGAATGGTTTGTTTGAGACGTACAATGAGCTTGTTTCTCGCGATAGCAACGGAGCTCTGTTTGAGGACTTTTCCGAGTCGGCTTTCCCTGCTGAGGAGCCCTTTTACCTGCGAAACAATGTGCTGAAGGTGCTCAAGGCTGTTCCTCGGGTGTCTGAGAACCATGTGATGGAGCTGGTTCCCTATCTTCTTTGGACTGAGGGTGTTTCTCGAGATAAGCAGGCTGTTGAGTCTTCCGAGTATGGACTTGCCGACTCGTGGAccctcaaggacaagattgtGTTGCTGGACATTTTTGCTCTGTTTCACAACACCAAGAACTGTCCTCGAGCCGAGGAAATTTATCAGAGATACCTGCTGCTTCTGACCAACAAAATGAACTCTGTTCAGAAGGCAGCTCTTCAGTGCATCCTATCCTGGAAGAACAAGGTGGTTcgcaagtacaaggacaaTCTGTTCAACTTGCTGGAGGACTCGCAAttcaaggacgagatgcTGAGCTTCCTCAAGCCCTCAAAGGACCGAGTTTTGCATGAAGACGACGAGCATGTCATCTTCCCTCTGGCGCTCCGGATTCTCTACGGACGATCTCGAGTGGTCAGCAAGAGTGGACCGCGGTACGGAAAGCGGTTCGCGGTGCTTTCcactcttctggctctACCCGAAAAGTACACTCGCATGTTTGTTTCTCTGGCAATCGACCAGCTGGAGATTCCCAAGGACTTTGACATTCTCGGTGATGACCACGTGATCGAGCCCAATCCTCGCGACCTGGAGACCCTGTCGGGCAACTGCGAGACTCGAACTGCGGCGTCTCAGATCTTCtttctggagctggccaTGGATCTGGGTAAGCAGATTGGAGCCAAGTTACATTCGTCCATGGACATTCTGCTCAACTCGGTGCTGTATTGTATGCATTATTCGTGTCTGATTCCAGACAACACCTCAGCTCGTCGAATGTCTCGGTACGGCTTCAAGGTGCTGACTCAGCTCTTCCTCAAGATAAAGGACTTTGAATGGCAGCCCTACCTGACCCCGATCTACTACCCTTGTATAGAATCTAAGCTGCCGACTTTTGTTGCTGGAAACACCAAGCGACCCAGTGCTCTGCTCCAGATCACGTTTCTGTGGGGATCACGTGCGCAGGCCTTTCccctgtttgtgtttgaggaggTGGCTTTGCTGAAGCAGGTGGTGGCTCTGTTGAAGGTGTCTGATCTGCCCGACTCGACCATCAAGGACTGCATTCTGCTGTGGTCTTCGATTTTCGCCATTGAGGATCAAGTGAATGCTGGCGAGTTTGATCACGTGGTCGACTCGACGATTCCTCTGTTGTTGCCCCGCATTCCCGccctgctggacgagcACAGGCGCAACTTTGACGTCGTGACCACCATTGCAAAGCTGCTGGTGATCACGTGTCAGAAGGGCTATGCACGTGATCAAAAGGTCAAGAGCGATCTGATTGCTGTTGTGACCGATCTGGTGGTGAACAACAAGGTATCGTGGTCCATTCAGGTGTCTCTTTTGAACGCTCTCACCGAGCTGGTTCCGGTGACCACCCTCGCCAAGGAGCACGTGACTGAAATGTATCTGAACCTGTCCACTCTTTTCCAGACCATCAAGTTGCAGAGTGCACGTGACGCGCTGGTGAACGCCTTTTGTGTTGTCTGCACCAAGCTTGGAGGTGTCGATCGCACGGCTGAACTTGTCAGCCAGCTTAACTCGGTTGGCAAGCGGCTTAATGAGCCCGACTGGGACACTCGAATGGCCGCCTACAACGATATTACTCAGCGGGAGTTCTCGTCTTTCTCTGCCATGGAGTGGACTCCTCTAATTAGTAACATGTTGCATTTCATCCGTCTTGACGATCTGCCGATCCGACAGAACTCCACTCTGGTGCTGATGCGGTTCTTCGAGTCAATTCAAGAGTCCCAGCCCGACAAGATTGAGCTCATcgacgacattgtcatGCCCGAACTGGTGGTGGGAATGCGAGAGCCGCAGTTCAACATTCGAATCGAGTTTGTtcaggttcttgagaaCCTCGTCAAGTTGTCTGAGCGTCATTTGTTCGAGCCCCTGAACGACCTCGTCACTCTTTTGGCTCCCAACAAGTCCGCTGATGCCAACTTTTTCTACAACGTGATGCATGTGCAGATTCTCCGACGACAAAAGGCGGTGCAGTATCTCAACTACTTTGTCAGAAAGGGGGCTATTTCTTCAGACAACATTGCCAACCTTCTGTTGCCTCTGATTGAGCATTACGGAAAGAGAAACAACCAGGAGACGCAGAACTTAGCCCATATGACCTACAAGTGCATTGGTTCCATGACCCGGTTTGTCACCTGGGAGCAGTACGTCAAGATCAGCAAGCGGTTCGTGGGCTACCTCCGAAAGGGCTGCCAGAGCCTGAAGCAGGCCTCCAGAATGCTAGCTGCTCTTGGTGTGGCCTTCACCGAGGACGACTCCcgcgaggaggaggacgaagaggaagaggaggaaaacACCGAGGAAATTGCTGAAGAGGTCGAAGACGAGGCCATGTCTGATGACCGTGAGAACTACTCAGATGCAGTCTACACTGTTCCACGAGCTCCCAAACTCATCTCCATGGACACGTCTCTGTTTGGAACCACCTCTACCCCTGAAGAGAGATCCGCTTTCCTGCTGGAGAACGTGATTCCTCCCATTCGAAAGACTCTTCGTGCCCACTCCAATGAGCAGCTCACCGACCGAATCCCTCTCGGTATTCCCGTCGTGCGGTTCATTGTTGCTCTGCCTCCTGCCCAGGTCATGACCGTGCTGCCTGGTACCCTAACCACTCTCTGTCAGGTTATGAGAgccaagcagcaggagctccGAGACGAGATGCGGAAGCTTCTGGGCCAGATTGCCGAAATTCTGGGGGCCAGGTACCTGCTCTTCCTACTGCGAGAACTCAAGTCTGCGctccgacgaggagcccaTCTGCATATTCTGGGCTACACTGTCTGGTACATTTTGTCCACCATGACTCTGGAGCACGCCGATCTCGATCCTGTGGCTGCTCTGTGTTCTGAGATCATCATGGAGGACGTCTTTGGAGTCACCGGTACCGATAAGGACGAAGAGGACTACCGAAGTGCCATGAAGGAGGTCAAGACCCAGCGGTCCTACGATACTGCCGCCATTCTGGCCTCCAACGTGTCTCTGGAGTCGTTCTCCAAGCTTATTGACCCGGTAAAGACGATCCTGCTGCATAAACGTCTGACCCTTGGAGTCAGtgaaaaggtggagacCGTTCTGACCCACCTGTCTCGAGGTCTCAAGCGAAACGCGGCCTCCGAATCGCAGTCTGTGTTGATCATGTGCTTCGAAGTGTGGAAACTCACCCAGACAATTGAGAGCAAGtacaacgaggaggaggaggcaaaGAGCCAAAAGATTGTGGCTCTGGACGACAACGAAAGCGATTACATCGTGAACCTCGACGCcaaaagtcacgtgactaagCTCCGGGACGGCATGCACATTGCCAACCTGAATCTGCTTGTGGCCTTCACTttcgacactctcaagaGTGTTTTGAGCAACAATCCCGAGCTCCGAACTGCCAACAACCTGTATGGCTTCCTACAGCCTCTCACACAGTCTCTTTCAAACACCCATGAGAATGTTCAAGTTGGAGCTCTGCGAGTCTTGTCAATGATTTGTGACTTGGATTTCCCTGACATGGACTCATGGACTCAAAAGTGGGGCACTGAGACGCTCAAGATCATTGCCAACTCGTCCGACACCAAGACGCAGCTGGTTCAGAACGCCTTCAGACTGCTGACCAAATTGTTTGAATGTTCTGAGTCGTTTGAAGTCAAGGAGAGTGCTCTGGGCAACATTCTGACCCGGATTCTGCCTGACCTGGTCGAGTCGCAGGGCCAGAACATCACCTTCAACCTTGTCAATGCCGTTCTGGGCCGTCAGATTGTCATTTCCGAGGTGTACGATGTCATGAAACAGATTGCCAACATTATGATCACCCATCAGCAGTCTGAGACCAGAGACCATTGTCGAGAGCTATACTTTACGTTCCTGACCACTTACCCTCAGTCTCGTGACCGTCTCAACGCTGAGTTCCAGTTTCTCATTCACAACTTGGATTATCCGTTTGATTCTGGCCGGCAGTCTGTTCTGGAGATGATCCACCGTCTTTTGACCGAGGTTAGTGACGCGCTGCTCAAGCAGACCATCACCTCGTTCTTCGTGGCTCTCACCCTTGTTCTCTATAACGACGACTCCTCCACTTGTCGAGAGATGGcctccaccatcatcaagattctgctgcAAAAGTCGTCGCAGGGTGTCGAGCAAAAGTTTGTCCAAGATCTCATCTACTCTTGGATCGACTCCGATCTGTCTTctgatctgctcaaggtAGCTCTCCAAGTGGTGGGTTTCTATGTGGAGTCTGAGCCCTCtgacaaggacaagatcctcaacaaggccgAGAAACAAGTGATTGCCATCATTGCGGCACAATCGTCTCTTCCTTGGGACCTTGTATACTTTGCGATGCAGCTGTGGGGTCGCATGTGCTCCCACAAACAGGTGCAGTTCACCCAGACCAAGTACTCGACCATGTGGGACGGGGTTGTGGAGTGTCTTTTGTATCCCCATTCCTGGGTTCGTCTGAGCGCATCTCGGGCTGTGGGACTCCTGTTTGATGCTTTCAAGGCGCGTGACAGCGACTCGGGACTGGTGTTCTCCAACAGACAGCTCCAGACGGTGGCTTACCGACTTGTTCGCCAGCTGTCGACCCCTAATGCCTCCGACAAGCTGTGTACTCAGGCGGTCAAAAACCTGACATACATTGTGCAGGAGTGGGAGAATTCGTCGTACCTATACCAGAAGTCCGACTCtgagaaggacgaggatgacGCTACCGAGACCGGCTCGTCTCTGGCCACCGACTGGCTTCTGGGCCGAGTGTCTGGTATCATTCGAACCACcgtcaagggcaaggacaAGCTGCATGCCAAGCGCGCATGTGTTCGTTTCCTAGCGGTATTGGTGTCTCTTCTGAGTGAATCTAGGGTGATGGAGATTTCTGAGCACGTCATCTACGCGCTGTTCACCACCATGGACCAGCACGAGGCTGCCGTGGATTCTACTCTTCGAGAGCTGGCGTCGGAGACTCTGGAAAtgctcaaggccaagattgGCGTCTCTGAGTACCTTGGAAAGCACGCCCAGGTGTCGCAGATGGTGTCGCAAAAACGTCATGAGCGAAAGCATGAGATGGCGATGCTTGCTATGTCCGATCCTGCCGCCTACTCTGagcagaagatgaagaagaacaagaagaagcgaaagcttgagaaagagaagaagcaggccGAAAAGCGTCGAAAGCTTTAG